One stretch of Pyrenophora tritici-repentis strain M4 chromosome 4, whole genome shotgun sequence DNA includes these proteins:
- a CDS encoding ApaH, Diadenosine tetraphosphatase and related serine-threonine protein phosphatase: protein MVECEKVVKRDAFLKAIEVEDAPSAAEGLDLEHMMVDASYDGAKLEDKMTLEFIEDMIERFKNGKKLAKKYVYQIIIAVMDIVKKEPTMVEHDIPEGQEITVCGDTHGQFFDLMEIFRLAGKPSEKHAFLFNGDFVDRGSWSTEIALLLYAYKWLYPNSFFLNRGNHETDDMNRMYGFEGECKAKYTERVFKLFSESFSALPLATLIGKKYFVLHGGLFSDDKVTLDDVRKLNRFKQRQPGQSGLMMEMLWTDPQTNPGRGPSKRGVGLQFGPDITKRFCENNGLEAIIRSHEVRMEGYEVEHDGRCITVFSAPNYCDSTHNKGAFIKIGPEYKLKFTQFDAVAHPNIKPMAYASSGMAGMI from the exons ATGGTCGAGTGCGAAAAGGTTGTCAAGCGAGATGCCTTCCTCAAAGCCATCGAAGTCGAAGATGCGCCCTCGGCGGCCGAGGGCCTCGATCTGGAACATATGATGGTGGACGCTTCTTATGATGGCGCCAAGCTGGAAGACAAGATGACACTAGAGTTCATTGAGGACATGATTGAGAGGTTCAAGAACGGAAAGAAGCTGGCGAAGAAGTACGTCTACCAGATCATCATCGCCGTCATGGACATTGTAAAGAAGGAGCCGACTATGGTCGAGCACGACATTCCCGAAGGCCAGGAGATTACTGTATGCGGAGACACACACG GTCAATTCTTCGACCTAATGGAGATCTTCCGTCTTGCAGGAAAGCCATCCGAGAAGCACGCATTCCTATTCAACGGCGACTTTGTCGATCGAGGCTCCTGGTCTACCGAAATCGCACTCCTCTTGTACGCCTATAAGTGGCTATACCCCAACTCCTTCTTCCTGAACCGCGGCAACCACGAGACGGACGACATGAACAGAATGTATGGTTTCGAGGGCGAGTGCAAGGCAAAGTACACGGAGCGCGTCTTCAAGCTCTTTTCAGAGTCCTTCTCCGCTCTTCCTCTGGCGACGCTGATCGGCAAGAAGTACTTTGTGCTTCATGGCGGTCTTTTCTCAGATGACAAGGTCACTCTTGACGACGTAAGGAAACTCAATCGATTCAAGCAGCGACAGCCAGGACAATCCGGCCTCATGATGGAGATGCTCTGGACCGACCCGCAAACGAACCCCGGTAGAGGACCCAGCAAGCGCGGCGTAGGCCTACAATTCGGCCCGGACATCACCAAGCGCTTCTGCGAAAACAACGGTCTCGAAGCTATTATCCGATCCCACGAAGTCCGCATGGAGGGCTACGAAGTCGAACACGACGGCCGCTGCATCACCGTCTTCTCAGCACCAAACTACTGCGACAGCACCCACAACAAGGGCGCCTTCATCAAAATTGGCCCAGAATACAAGCTCAAATTCACCCAATTCGACGCCGTCGCACATCCAAACATCAAACCCATGGCGTACGCGTCAAGCGGCATGGCCGGTATGATCTAA
- a CDS encoding serine-threonine-protein phosphatase PP2A catalytic subunit: protein MGGLEEATKLKDQGNNAFRNQEWDKALEFYTKAIEAYNAEPSFYTNRAQVC from the coding sequence ATGGGGGGCTTAGAGGAAGCTACCAAGCTCAAGGACCAGGGCAACAATGCCTTTCGCAATCAGGAATGGGACAAGGCCCTCGAGTTTTACACAAAGGCCATAGAAGCATATAATGCAGAGCCCTCCTTCTACACCAATCGCGCCCAGGTATGTTGA
- a CDS encoding SPT4, Transcription elongation factor SPT4: protein MARKGRATIKTPDKYITVDSDSGEESPSVVVSKQRSRRKSTRPEGENVDPVASRDGLNLSKAPGPQDGRRQPRQDARTGGQSTSLAGSLFPDNHSDADFPSIQPTHTTLSFATDSQNQPKSSSRAETSARRVRTTGPARGQGRDNTDDSDMSNKPIQGGAYIPPNQQRNMRACMVCSVVRTQQQFLTEGCPNCEDVLELAGNPEQINDCTSQVFDGLISVSDTSRSWVARYQRLEGYRPGVYATQVEGILPEDVIGLVESAGINYVPRDGSEQDTLPRD, encoded by the coding sequence ATGGCACGCAAGGGTCGCGCAACCATAAAGACGCCTGACAAGTACATCACTGTCGATTCGGATAGTGGAGAGGAGAGTCCTTCTGTCGTCGTCTCCAAACAGAGGAGTCGCAGAAAGTCAACTAGACCTGAGGGGGAGAACGTCGATCCCGTGGCTTCGCGTGATGGCCTAAACCTCTCTAAAGCGCCAGGTCCACAAGACGGCCGCCGTCAGCCTCGCCAAGATGCCCGAACCGGGGGACAAAGCACCTCACTTGCGGGTTCGCTGTTTCCAGACAACCATAGCGACGCGGATTTTCCCTCCATCCAACCTACCCACACTACACTCTCTTTTGCAACCGATTCTCAAAACCAGCCAAAATCGTCCTCTCGCGCTGAGACATCTGCAAGACGTGTGCGCACTACTGGCCCAGCACGCGGTCAAGGTCGCGACAACACTGACGATTCCGACATGTCCAACAAACCTATCCAGGGTGGCGCCTACATTCCGCCTAATCAGCAACGCAACATGCGCGCCTGCATGGTCTGCTCCGTTGTTCGAACCCAGCAGCAGTTCCTGACCGAAGGCTGCCCCAACTGCGAAGACGTCCTCGAGCTCGCCGGCAACCCTGAACAGATCAACGACTGCACATCCCAGGTCTTCGATGGCCTCATCTCAGTTTCGGATACCTCCAGGAGCTGGGTTGCCAGATATCAACGTCTCGAGGGCTACAGGCCAGGTGTCTATGCTACCCAAGTCGAAGGCATTCTTCCGGAAGACGTTATTGGCCTTGTGGAGAGCGCCGGCATCAACTACGTCCCCAGGGACGGCAGCGAGCAGGACACACTTCCCCGAGACTAG